Proteins from one Bacteroides mediterraneensis genomic window:
- the fmt gene encoding methionyl-tRNA formyltransferase: MEKKDLRIVYMGTPEFAVESLKRLVEGGYQVVGVITMPDKPMGRHGSVLQPSPVKQYAVSQGLKVLQPEKLKNEEFLEELKALKADLQIVVAFRMLPEVVWNMPRLGTFNLHASLLPQYRGAAPINWAVINGETETGITTFFLKHEIDTGEIIDQVRVPIADTDNVEVVYDKLMKLGGDLVVKTVDAILEGNVKTTPQEQLATATDLRPAPKIFKETCRIDWNVGVKKVYDFVRGLSPYPAAWTELHQGEAAPMSLKIFETEKIFTPHSLKPGTVVTDRKTYFHIASTDGFLRVLSLQLAGKKRMDVADFLRGYRHVDESFVE; this comes from the coding sequence ATGGAAAAGAAAGACTTACGAATCGTATATATGGGTACCCCTGAATTTGCCGTGGAAAGTTTGAAGCGCCTGGTGGAAGGGGGATATCAGGTGGTAGGGGTCATTACGATGCCCGACAAGCCCATGGGGCGGCATGGAAGTGTGCTTCAGCCGAGTCCGGTGAAACAGTATGCCGTATCGCAAGGGCTGAAAGTGCTCCAGCCGGAAAAACTGAAAAACGAAGAATTTCTGGAAGAACTGAAGGCTTTGAAGGCGGATTTGCAGATTGTGGTAGCTTTCCGTATGTTGCCGGAAGTGGTGTGGAACATGCCCCGTCTGGGTACGTTCAATCTGCATGCCTCTTTGTTGCCGCAATATCGTGGGGCAGCTCCTATCAACTGGGCTGTCATTAACGGGGAGACTGAAACCGGAATTACGACTTTTTTCCTGAAACATGAAATCGATACGGGGGAGATTATCGATCAGGTACGGGTGCCCATTGCCGATACGGACAATGTGGAAGTGGTGTACGACAAGCTGATGAAACTGGGGGGAGACCTTGTGGTGAAGACGGTGGACGCCATTCTGGAGGGAAATGTCAAGACCACTCCGCAAGAGCAGCTGGCTACCGCCACGGATTTGCGTCCGGCTCCTAAGATTTTCAAGGAGACCTGCCGCATCGACTGGAATGTCGGAGTGAAGAAGGTGTATGATTTTGTGCGCGGACTTTCTCCTTATCCAGCCGCATGGACAGAGTTGCATCAGGGAGAAGCAGCCCCCATGTCGTTGAAGATTTTTGAAACGGAAAAGATTTTCACTCCTCATTCCTTGAAACCGGGTACAGTCGTTACAGACAGAAAAACTTATTTCCACATCGCTTCGACCGATGGTTTCCTGCGCGTGTTGTCATTGCAGCTGGCCGGAAAGAAACGGATGGACGTGGCCGATTTCCTTCGTGGGTATCGTCATGTGGATGAGTCTTTTGTAGAGTAA
- a CDS encoding RNA polymerase sigma factor yields the protein MTEEELASKCKLADNQARKELYELYGGSLMAICLRYIGDREAAEDVLHDGFIRIFQSIGQFTYQGNGSLKAWLSRVMVNEALGYLRKQNQLAQQEVLVEQLPDTEETDDGMDEIPQSVLMKMIAELPDGYRTVFNLYVFEEKSHKEIAQMLGITEHTSSSQFYRAKTLLAKKINEYRKKL from the coding sequence ATGACGGAAGAAGAATTGGCATCGAAATGCAAGCTGGCAGACAATCAGGCTCGCAAGGAGTTGTACGAGCTGTATGGAGGCTCGTTGATGGCTATTTGTCTCCGTTATATTGGTGACCGGGAAGCGGCAGAGGACGTGTTGCATGATGGGTTTATACGGATTTTTCAATCAATCGGTCAGTTTACTTATCAGGGAAACGGGTCTTTGAAAGCATGGCTTTCACGTGTGATGGTGAATGAGGCGTTGGGCTATTTGCGGAAGCAGAACCAGCTGGCCCAACAAGAGGTATTGGTGGAACAGTTGCCCGACACGGAAGAAACGGACGACGGTATGGACGAGATTCCACAGTCGGTGTTGATGAAAATGATTGCCGAGCTTCCGGACGGATATCGCACGGTGTTCAACTTATATGTGTTTGAAGAAAAAAGTCACAAGGAAATTGCACAGATGCTAGGGATTACCGAGCATACTTCTTCTTCTCAGTTTTATCGGGCAAAGACCTTGCTGGCAAAGAAAATAAATGAATATAGAAAGAAATTATAG
- a CDS encoding L-threonylcarbamoyladenylate synthase — translation MKDEIKKACEVMQKGGVILYPTDTVWGIGCDATNEEAVKRVFEIKQRADSKAMLVLVDSPVKVDFYVQDVPSVAWDLIEMTTKPLTIIYDGARNLASNLIAADGSVGIRVTSEEFSKQLCFRFRKAIVSTSANISGQTAPAVFSEISEEIKQAVDYVVDYRREETGHPKPSSIIKLGKGGVVKIIRE, via the coding sequence ATGAAAGATGAAATTAAGAAAGCCTGCGAGGTGATGCAGAAGGGAGGAGTGATTCTCTATCCTACGGATACCGTGTGGGGGATAGGATGCGATGCCACGAATGAAGAGGCGGTGAAACGTGTGTTTGAAATCAAGCAGCGTGCCGACAGCAAAGCTATGCTGGTGTTGGTGGACAGTCCGGTGAAAGTGGATTTTTACGTACAGGACGTACCTTCGGTGGCATGGGACTTGATTGAAATGACGACCAAGCCGCTGACCATCATTTACGACGGGGCACGCAACCTGGCTTCGAATCTGATTGCTGCCGATGGCAGTGTAGGCATCCGTGTCACTTCGGAAGAGTTCTCCAAACAGCTGTGTTTCCGTTTCCGCAAGGCCATCGTGTCTACTTCGGCCAATATCAGCGGACAGACGGCTCCGGCTGTATTCAGTGAAATCAGCGAGGAAATCAAGCAGGCTGTGGATTATGTGGTCGATTATCGCCGGGAAGAAACCGGACATCCGAAACCTTCCAGCATCATCAAGCTGGGCAAAGGGGGCGTAGTAAAGATTATTAGAGAATAA
- a CDS encoding porin family protein → MKDEKEWIDHLRNRMEGYSEPLPKGLWDTLSKELEVQKAPKVIPIWRRWQVAASVLVLLASALTYWFWSSPTADFQNQELAVEVEDTPLPENAPKELREQMADAKETEVYQSRPSVLPSSARLMEVVVSDTLHEEGADLPLEAVPSEVNQPKDEPEEKPGQAEEKVQAEQVHTRQLQAQRAADRKQMERNAMSVKNKTGKSSGLSIGVGAGNTPYSSLNTFDGMGSFVSRSTYYTVSDAPMSPVDNGGLAYSQVLLENAVQTPQTRVKHRMPVTVGFSVAWHFHKDWALETGLNYTLLSSDIHSGSKSYVEENQKLHYVGIPVKLHRSIWKNSWLSIYASAGGEVEKCVSGRLETVTVTNGGVRSSEQTSLDINPLQWSIAAAAGAQVNFTPRLGVYVEPGIAYYFDDHSKVETIRKEHPLNFNLQLGLRVNVSK, encoded by the coding sequence ATGAAGGACGAAAAAGAGTGGATTGATCATTTACGGAACCGGATGGAGGGATATTCGGAGCCTCTTCCTAAAGGACTATGGGATACCCTGTCCAAGGAACTGGAGGTACAGAAGGCTCCTAAGGTGATTCCTATATGGAGACGCTGGCAGGTGGCGGCTTCGGTGCTGGTTTTGTTGGCCTCTGCATTGACATATTGGTTCTGGTCTTCGCCTACAGCCGATTTTCAGAATCAGGAACTGGCTGTAGAAGTGGAAGACACTCCTTTGCCGGAAAATGCTCCGAAAGAGTTGCGGGAGCAGATGGCGGATGCAAAGGAAACGGAGGTCTATCAGTCACGGCCTTCTGTTCTGCCTTCTTCTGCACGCTTGATGGAGGTGGTGGTATCGGATACGCTGCATGAAGAGGGGGCCGATTTGCCGTTGGAGGCAGTTCCCTCCGAGGTAAATCAGCCGAAAGATGAGCCGGAGGAAAAACCGGGACAGGCGGAAGAGAAGGTTCAGGCAGAGCAGGTACATACTCGGCAATTGCAGGCACAACGGGCGGCAGACCGGAAACAGATGGAGCGGAATGCCATGTCGGTAAAGAATAAGACGGGCAAATCGTCGGGCCTTTCCATCGGTGTGGGAGCAGGAAACACCCCATACAGTTCTTTGAACACATTTGACGGAATGGGGAGTTTTGTTTCACGCTCCACTTATTATACCGTCTCAGATGCCCCCATGTCTCCTGTAGATAACGGAGGATTAGCTTATAGTCAGGTCTTATTGGAAAATGCCGTCCAGACTCCTCAGACTCGCGTGAAACATCGCATGCCGGTGACTGTCGGATTTTCGGTGGCTTGGCATTTTCATAAGGACTGGGCTTTGGAAACGGGACTGAACTATACGTTGCTTTCTTCCGATATTCATTCAGGTTCCAAGTCGTATGTAGAAGAAAACCAGAAATTACACTATGTTGGCATTCCGGTCAAATTGCACCGTTCTATATGGAAGAACAGCTGGCTTTCCATTTACGCGTCGGCAGGAGGTGAGGTGGAAAAATGCGTGTCGGGCAGACTGGAAACAGTGACGGTAACCAATGGGGGAGTCCGTTCTTCTGAACAGACTTCACTGGATATAAATCCGTTACAATGGTCGATAGCTGCGGCAGCCGGGGCACAAGTCAACTTTACTCCCCGGTTGGGAGTGTATGTAGAACCGGGTATCGCTTATTATTTTGACGACCATAGCAAGGTAGAGACCATACGTAAGGAACATCCGTTGAATTTTAACTTGCAGCTGGGCTTGCGTGTGAATGTGAGCAAATAA
- a CDS encoding bifunctional oligoribonuclease/PAP phosphatase NrnA — protein MLSKVILQANIDKVETYFDRADKIVIVTHVSPDGDALGSSLGLYHFLSVHEKTVNVIVPNAFPDFLRWMPGAKDIIRYDKYAEFANKLIAEADVICCLDFNALSRIDQMADAVREAPGRKVMIDHHLNPEPFCRVTISHPEISSTSELIFRLICRLGCFDDITLEGAECIYTGMMTDTGGFTYNSNNREIYFIIGELLSKGIDKDEIYRKVFNTYSEGRLRLMGYVLYEKMQVYPQFRSALICLSKNEQSKFQYVKGDTEGFVNMPLQMKGICFSVFLREDTDKNMIKVSLRSVGAFPCNKVAAEFFNGGGHLNASGGEFYGSMDEAIDLFKQALVKYESLLLKN, from the coding sequence ATGTTGTCAAAAGTGATTCTTCAGGCCAATATCGATAAGGTGGAAACCTATTTCGACCGGGCTGATAAAATAGTGATTGTCACGCATGTATCTCCCGACGGTGATGCATTGGGCTCTTCGTTGGGTTTGTATCATTTTCTGTCGGTACATGAAAAGACAGTCAATGTGATTGTGCCGAACGCATTTCCTGATTTTTTGCGTTGGATGCCGGGAGCAAAAGACATTATCCGTTATGACAAATATGCAGAGTTTGCCAATAAGCTGATTGCAGAGGCAGATGTAATCTGCTGCTTGGATTTTAATGCTTTGTCCCGAATTGACCAGATGGCAGATGCGGTACGGGAAGCGCCGGGCCGGAAAGTGATGATTGACCATCATTTGAATCCGGAGCCTTTCTGCCGGGTGACCATTTCCCATCCGGAAATTTCATCGACTTCCGAATTGATTTTCCGCTTGATTTGCCGGTTGGGATGCTTTGACGACATTACTTTGGAAGGAGCGGAATGTATTTATACCGGAATGATGACCGATACGGGAGGTTTTACTTATAATTCCAATAACCGGGAGATTTATTTCATTATTGGTGAGTTGCTTTCCAAAGGAATAGACAAGGACGAGATTTATCGGAAAGTGTTCAATACCTATTCCGAAGGCCGTCTCCGCCTGATGGGATATGTGCTGTATGAGAAAATGCAGGTTTATCCGCAATTCCGTTCGGCACTGATTTGCCTTTCGAAAAACGAGCAGAGCAAGTTTCAGTATGTGAAGGGAGACACGGAAGGCTTTGTGAATATGCCGCTTCAGATGAAAGGTATTTGTTTTTCCGTATTCTTGCGGGAAGATACGGATAAAAATATGATTAAGGTTTCGCTTCGCTCGGTAGGGGCATTTCCCTGTAACAAGGTCGCCGCAGAATTCTTTAATGGAGGTGGGCATCTGAACGCTTCGGGTGGTGAGTTCTATGGCAGCATGGATGAAGCCATTGATTTGTTTAAGCAGGCGCTGGTGAAATATGAAAGCCTGTTGTTGAAAAATTAG
- a CDS encoding ComEC/Rec2 family competence protein — METSLSWITYPLFRLTICLATGIFLFDRFLPEGVSWPLWGGICCVLLCVGLLRLAVWRWRWFFGGVTGLAFFLWGGFSVVHQREKVGYAWDEAPQVYKGIVETVPEIRGKTWRAEVHVEGRHITKGTWQKVDRSVLLSWIPDTVAEPLSCGDTLCFYAKISRPFSEKELTGFDYGDYLLRKGISGTGLVYAGNWYRAGKPRWLTFSQRARVCQQKVVEVYRSWGLDEEVQAVIAALTIGDKSDLSTDLKNVYSAAGASHVLALSGLHVGILSGFLFLVFYPLTYWKRYGRMVRMLLVVTLLWGFAFISGLSSSVMRAVVMFSLYTFASCCSEERFSGIHSLVLAAFLMLLYNPFFLFDLSFQLSFAAVASILAFYPLCTRGVVIQNRLLRYLFNLLCLSVSAQVGTLPFVLLYFGTFPTYFLLANLIVSPLAACILVLTLMALALSSVPWLGSGVVVLLDWSTSFLNGAMRMVQHFSGSQITSVYLSAGQACLLAGIFICLYLCWSAGMQRKARQWICLLVVCNLFVALSVGMYLQEKPERLYFSRAEIYTRKGHCISTHTSDSGLIRIGTLCVGVLDDGRWKNCQASWRLPLDYVYICRGFKGNLSRLNDLFEMKQVILDSSLSEGYREMLIKECQLLKISYTDLSVQGSYSIEL; from the coding sequence TTGGAAACTTCACTTTCTTGGATAACTTACCCTTTGTTCCGGTTGACGATATGTCTGGCAACCGGAATTTTTTTATTCGACAGATTCTTGCCGGAAGGTGTTTCGTGGCCATTGTGGGGAGGAATATGCTGCGTCTTACTTTGTGTGGGATTGCTTCGTTTGGCTGTTTGGCGATGGCGTTGGTTTTTTGGCGGGGTGACCGGACTGGCGTTTTTCTTATGGGGAGGATTCTCAGTCGTACATCAAAGAGAAAAGGTGGGGTATGCCTGGGATGAGGCTCCACAAGTTTACAAGGGAATTGTGGAGACTGTACCGGAAATCAGGGGAAAGACATGGCGTGCGGAGGTGCATGTGGAAGGCAGGCATATCACCAAAGGGACATGGCAGAAGGTGGACCGGAGTGTGCTTTTATCGTGGATTCCGGATACTGTGGCTGAGCCGCTGTCGTGCGGGGATACTCTTTGTTTTTATGCGAAAATTTCGCGCCCTTTTTCGGAAAAGGAACTGACCGGGTTCGATTATGGCGATTATTTATTACGGAAGGGTATCAGTGGCACAGGGCTGGTATATGCGGGCAATTGGTATCGCGCGGGAAAGCCCCGGTGGTTGACTTTCTCACAACGGGCACGGGTTTGTCAGCAAAAAGTGGTGGAGGTATATCGGAGTTGGGGACTGGATGAGGAAGTGCAGGCCGTGATTGCAGCACTGACCATCGGGGATAAAAGTGATTTAAGTACAGACTTAAAAAATGTCTATAGTGCGGCAGGAGCCAGCCATGTGCTGGCATTATCCGGCTTGCATGTGGGAATCCTTTCAGGGTTTCTTTTCCTCGTTTTTTATCCGCTGACTTATTGGAAACGATATGGACGCATGGTGAGGATGTTATTGGTGGTGACTTTATTGTGGGGATTTGCGTTCATTTCGGGACTGAGTTCATCGGTGATGCGAGCTGTGGTGATGTTCAGCCTGTATACCTTTGCTTCCTGTTGTTCCGAGGAACGTTTTTCGGGAATCCATTCGCTGGTGCTTGCCGCGTTTCTGATGTTGTTGTACAATCCTTTCTTTTTGTTCGACCTTAGTTTCCAGTTATCGTTTGCTGCTGTAGCTTCCATTTTGGCTTTTTATCCGTTGTGTACGCGAGGGGTTGTGATACAAAACCGGTTACTTCGCTATTTATTTAATTTGCTTTGTTTGTCCGTGTCGGCTCAGGTGGGTACTTTGCCTTTCGTTCTGTTGTATTTTGGTACCTTTCCGACGTATTTTCTACTGGCTAACTTGATAGTCTCTCCGTTGGCTGCTTGCATTCTGGTCTTGACGCTGATGGCTTTGGCACTTTCTTCCGTGCCATGGCTAGGCAGTGGAGTCGTAGTTTTATTAGACTGGTCGACTTCTTTTCTCAACGGAGCCATGAGAATGGTACAGCATTTTTCGGGTTCTCAGATTACTTCGGTGTATCTGTCGGCTGGGCAGGCTTGTCTGTTGGCTGGGATTTTCATTTGTTTGTATCTTTGTTGGTCGGCCGGCATGCAGCGTAAAGCCCGACAGTGGATTTGCTTGTTGGTGGTCTGTAATTTATTTGTGGCCTTGAGTGTGGGAATGTATCTTCAGGAAAAGCCGGAGCGATTGTATTTTTCGCGGGCAGAAATATATACCCGTAAAGGGCATTGCATTTCCACTCATACGTCCGATTCGGGCTTGATACGTATTGGTACATTGTGCGTTGGGGTATTGGATGACGGACGCTGGAAGAATTGCCAGGCATCCTGGCGTTTGCCATTGGATTACGTATATATTTGCAGAGGTTTTAAAGGAAACCTGTCACGCCTGAACGATTTGTTTGAGATGAAGCAAGTCATTCTGGATTCTTCTTTGAGCGAAGGGTATCGGGAAATGTTGATAAAAGAATGTCAATTACTTAAAATATCTTATACCGACCTTTCTGTGCAAGGTTCTTATTCCATAGAGCTGTAG
- the rpe gene encoding ribulose-phosphate 3-epimerase produces the protein MKIAPSLLSANFSDLKSDLEKINQSEADWLHLDIMDGVFVPNISFGFPVLKHVAELSQKPLDVHLMIVQPEKFIPEVKALGAMMMNVHYEACPHLHRVVQQIKEAGMKAGVTLNPSTPVAMLEDIITEVDMVLLMSVNPGFGGQKFIPNTFKKIKQLREMITRYGASALIEVDGGVNVSNASLLKQAGADVLVAGNSVFRAPDMLEAIHQLKNAK, from the coding sequence ATGAAAATAGCTCCTTCTTTGCTCTCTGCAAATTTTTCGGATTTGAAGAGTGACTTGGAGAAAATCAATCAAAGTGAGGCTGACTGGTTGCATCTGGATATTATGGATGGTGTGTTTGTGCCTAATATTTCGTTTGGTTTTCCAGTACTGAAACATGTAGCTGAGCTTAGTCAGAAACCTTTGGATGTGCATTTGATGATTGTGCAACCCGAAAAATTCATTCCTGAAGTGAAAGCGCTGGGGGCCATGATGATGAATGTGCACTACGAGGCCTGTCCTCATTTGCATCGTGTGGTGCAGCAGATAAAGGAGGCAGGGATGAAGGCTGGAGTGACGTTGAATCCGTCTACCCCCGTCGCCATGCTGGAGGATATCATCACGGAGGTGGATATGGTGTTGCTGATGAGTGTCAATCCAGGCTTTGGAGGGCAGAAATTTATTCCGAATACATTCAAGAAAATCAAGCAGCTGCGTGAGATGATTACCCGTTATGGCGCTTCGGCTTTGATTGAAGTGGATGGAGGGGTCAATGTGTCGAATGCTTCTTTGTTGAAGCAGGCCGGTGCCGATGTGCTGGTGGCTGGCAATTCCGTTTTTAGGGCGCCGGATATGCTGGAAGCCATCCATCAGTTGAAAAATGCGAAGTAA
- the dinB gene encoding DNA polymerase IV has product MNTKRKIIHIDMDAFYASVEQRDHPELKGKPIAVGHAEKRGVVAAASYEARKFGVRSAMSSQKAMKLCPQLIFVEGRMEVYKSVSAQIHEIFHEYTDLIEPISLDEAFLDVTHNKKGIPLAVDIAREIKQRIRQDLHLIASAGVSYNKFLAKIASDYRKPDGLCTIHPDQAEEFIRRLPIEAFWGVGPITAKKMHTLGIYNGDTLRQCSLEMLQRQFGKNGLIYFNFARGIDDRPVEAVRIRKSIGCEHTLEKDISAEMALIIELYHVARELIERLKAKDFKGNTLTLKVKFDDFSQITRSVSVRQPLQRLEEILPLAKRLLKGVDHSQHAIHLLGLSVSNPPEEKEGDTVAASGPIQLELEFKEE; this is encoded by the coding sequence ATGAATACCAAACGGAAAATCATCCACATAGACATGGACGCTTTCTATGCGTCGGTCGAACAGCGTGACCATCCTGAATTGAAAGGAAAGCCCATCGCGGTGGGACATGCGGAAAAACGGGGTGTGGTGGCTGCCGCCAGCTACGAGGCCCGCAAATTCGGGGTACGTTCGGCCATGTCGTCTCAGAAGGCCATGAAACTGTGCCCGCAACTGATTTTCGTGGAGGGCCGGATGGAGGTGTACAAAAGCGTGTCGGCACAGATACACGAGATTTTCCACGAATATACTGACCTCATCGAACCTATTTCGCTGGATGAAGCCTTTCTGGACGTCACCCACAACAAGAAAGGGATTCCCTTGGCCGTAGACATTGCCCGGGAAATCAAACAGCGCATCCGCCAGGACCTTCATCTGATAGCCTCAGCCGGGGTGTCCTACAACAAATTTCTGGCAAAGATAGCCTCCGACTACCGGAAGCCCGACGGACTCTGCACCATTCATCCCGACCAGGCCGAAGAATTTATCCGTCGGTTACCCATCGAGGCTTTTTGGGGAGTAGGCCCCATCACAGCCAAAAAGATGCACACGCTGGGCATCTACAACGGGGATACCCTCCGACAATGCTCCTTGGAAATGCTGCAACGGCAGTTCGGAAAGAACGGCCTCATTTATTTCAATTTCGCCCGCGGCATCGACGACCGCCCCGTGGAAGCCGTCCGCATCCGCAAGTCCATCGGCTGCGAACACACACTGGAGAAAGATATTTCAGCTGAAATGGCCCTCATCATCGAACTGTATCATGTGGCGCGTGAACTCATTGAACGGCTGAAAGCCAAGGACTTCAAGGGAAATACCCTCACCCTGAAGGTGAAATTCGACGACTTTTCCCAAATCACCCGCAGTGTCAGCGTCAGACAACCTCTGCAACGTCTGGAAGAGATTCTTCCTTTGGCCAAACGTCTGCTGAAGGGAGTAGACCACAGTCAGCATGCCATCCACCTGCTAGGGCTGTCCGTATCCAATCCTCCGGAAGAAAAGGAAGGAGACACAGTCGCCGCTTCCGGCCCCATCCAGCTGGAGCTGGAGTTTAAAGAGGAATGA
- a CDS encoding chloride channel protein has translation MKVVDEKNGLLQGFLHWREKHIKDKQFVLILSFLVGIFTALAAFLLKFLVEYIKEFLTENFDSTGVNWLYLVYPVVGIFLTGLFIRKVVRDDISHGVTKILYAISRKQSRIKRHNVWSSIFASAITIGCGGSVGAEAPIVLTGSAIGSNLGSIFRMDHKTLMLLVGCGAAGAVSGIFKAPIAGVVFTLEVLMIDLTMASLLPLLITSVTAASVSYLLTGTEAMFQFHLDYPFSLERIPYAIALGIFCGLVAWYFTRSMNWIENIFRRYSNPYVKFVIGGAMLSILIFLFPPLYGEGYDTISLLLNGTSSADWDTVMNNSLFYGNSHLLVLYLILIILFKVFASSATNGGGGCGGIFAPSLFLGCIAGFVFSYVCNEFHLGGTYIPEKNFALMGMAGLMSGVMHAPLTGIFLIAELTGGYGLFLPLMIVSVCAYLTIIVFEPHSIYSMRLAKSGELITHHKDKAALTMMSMESVIETDFQVVRPDMDLAEMVKAISKSGRNLFPVVDVHNELLGVVILNDIRNIIFRQELYHKYHVENFMVAPKARIITTDSMEEVMDKFDKTGSWNLPVVDEEDKYIGFVSKSRILSTYRQVMVDFSAE, from the coding sequence ATGAAAGTCGTAGACGAGAAAAACGGACTGCTGCAGGGATTTCTTCATTGGAGGGAGAAACATATAAAGGACAAGCAGTTCGTCTTGATTTTAAGTTTCCTGGTGGGAATCTTCACGGCCTTGGCCGCTTTTTTGTTGAAATTTCTTGTGGAATACATCAAGGAGTTCCTGACAGAGAACTTCGATTCCACGGGTGTAAACTGGCTGTATTTGGTTTATCCGGTAGTGGGTATCTTCCTGACCGGACTGTTCATCCGCAAAGTGGTACGCGATGACATCAGCCACGGTGTGACCAAAATCCTGTATGCCATATCGCGTAAGCAGAGCCGTATCAAGCGGCATAATGTGTGGTCTTCTATTTTTGCCTCTGCCATCACCATCGGTTGCGGTGGGTCTGTAGGAGCCGAAGCCCCGATTGTGTTGACAGGTTCTGCCATCGGGTCGAATCTGGGCAGTATTTTCCGCATGGACCACAAGACGCTGATGTTGCTGGTGGGCTGTGGAGCCGCCGGAGCCGTTTCGGGTATCTTTAAGGCTCCGATTGCGGGAGTGGTGTTTACGCTGGAAGTACTGATGATTGACCTGACCATGGCCTCGTTGCTGCCTTTGCTGATTACCAGTGTGACGGCGGCTTCTGTGTCGTATCTGCTGACGGGTACGGAAGCCATGTTCCAGTTTCACTTGGATTATCCGTTCTCGCTGGAACGTATTCCTTATGCCATTGCATTGGGTATCTTCTGTGGCTTGGTGGCATGGTATTTTACCCGCTCCATGAACTGGATTGAGAATATTTTCCGCCGTTACAGCAACCCATACGTGAAGTTTGTCATCGGCGGTGCCATGTTGAGTATCCTGATTTTCTTGTTCCCGCCGCTCTACGGTGAAGGATACGACACCATCTCGTTGTTGCTCAACGGGACCTCTTCGGCCGACTGGGATACGGTGATGAACAATTCTTTGTTTTATGGCAACTCCCACCTGTTGGTGCTTTATCTGATTCTGATTATCCTGTTCAAGGTATTTGCTTCCAGTGCGACGAATGGAGGAGGCGGTTGCGGTGGTATCTTCGCACCGAGTCTGTTCTTGGGATGCATTGCCGGTTTTGTGTTTTCCTACGTCTGCAATGAGTTTCATTTGGGAGGAACTTATATTCCGGAGAAGAACTTCGCCTTGATGGGAATGGCCGGACTGATGTCGGGGGTCATGCATGCACCGCTCACCGGTATCTTCCTGATTGCGGAACTGACCGGAGGATACGGTCTGTTTCTGCCGCTGATGATTGTGTCAGTATGTGCTTACCTGACCATTATCGTATTTGAGCCTCACAGCATTTACTCCATGCGTCTGGCCAAGAGCGGTGAACTGATTACCCATCACAAGGACAAGGCTGCCCTGACCATGATGAGCATGGAAAGCGTGATTGAAACCGACTTTCAGGTGGTACGTCCCGACATGGACCTGGCCGAGATGGTGAAGGCGATATCCAAATCGGGCCGTAACCTGTTTCCTGTGGTCGATGTGCATAATGAGTTGCTTGGAGTCGTGATTCTGAACGACATCCGCAATATTATATTCCGTCAGGAGCTGTATCACAAGTACCATGTGGAGAATTTTATGGTGGCTCCCAAGGCGCGCATCATTACCACAGACTCCATGGAAGAGGTGATGGACAAGTTTGACAAGACAGGTTCCTGGAATCTTCCGGTGGTGGATGAAGAGGACAAATACATCGGCTTCGTGTCCAAATCGCGTATTTTGTCAACCTACCGTCAGGTGATGGTGGATTTTTCAGCAGAATAA